In one window of Chitinophagales bacterium DNA:
- a CDS encoding DinB family protein: MARPTAGEYGSFYQTYINYTQADSIHALIHQHAAHILQSIQAIPAEKADYAYAPGKWTIKQMLQHMLDTERIFVYRLIWIARGDKRPLMGFDENAFADAAPATHRSLTDLVNEFTHLRNSTDVLMQSLQDTDLQQISEASGYPISVNALCYIIYGHNLHHLRILSERYL; this comes from the coding sequence ATGGCCAGACCCACAGCAGGTGAATACGGCAGTTTTTACCAGACATATATCAACTATACCCAGGCCGACTCAATTCATGCGCTGATTCATCAGCATGCAGCCCATATTCTTCAAAGCATTCAGGCCATCCCTGCAGAAAAAGCAGACTATGCTTATGCACCGGGTAAGTGGACCATTAAGCAGATGCTGCAACACATGTTAGATACAGAGAGAATTTTTGTGTACCGACTAATCTGGATTGCACGCGGAGATAAAAGACCATTGATGGGTTTTGATGAAAACGCATTCGCCGATGCAGCACCTGCAACACACAGAAGTCTGACTGATTTGGTGAATGAGTTTACCCATCTCAGAAATAGTACAGATGTATTAATGCAAAGTTTACAGGATACAGATTTGCAACAAATCAGCGAAGCAAGCGGCTACCCTATTTCCGTGAATGCTTTATGCTATATCATCTACGGACATAACCTGCATCATCTTCGCATCTTATCAGAAAGATACTTGTAA
- a CDS encoding 4-alpha-glucanotransferase, which produces MRVRFQLRYRTSFGQTLFITGNHPQLGMGNPDQALPMKFFNEESWYAELELDAASPAITYNYVLKSADGSYTTDWGRDKTIHPSAVSAKDLLIMDAWNYAGYFENAFYTEPFERVLLHQRKAVKQAAKKSVTHTFHVKAPLLQAHESLCILGSDALLNDWDTAKPLLMEPGSVNGHWSVTLNLSKAQFPIAYKYGVAETATGKFIRFEDGNNRVLFDAVAKDKQTILNDGFAVLPNTSWRGAGMAIPVFSIRTAKGFGVGEFADIPALVDWAKRVGLKLVQILPVNDTTATHTWMDSYPYAAISAFALHPIYLNLEQVAGKKHQKALDKLAAQKTALNALDTVDYEAVMQAKLDFVKKIFAAEKAVLNSEDFTAYYAQNKHWLLPYAAFCYLRDEYGTCDFNQWPAYRHFNLEDIEALAAETSAAYDAIAIHFFIQYHLHLQLQQAVAYAHENGIILKGDIPIGIYRYSVDAWQQPELYHMEYQAGAPPDDFAVKGQNWGFPTYNWAKMQEDGFAWWKQRFEQMRYYFDAFRIDHILGFFRIWSIPMHAVEGIMGHFVPALPVHINEFNSRGIYFDHHRYTQPFINDQVLWDVFGYDNETAKQYLDYNGFGQYSLKPEYATQRMVENHFAGLEQNDVNAKIKQGLFDLISNVLLFEASNGKGQQFHFRFGMEGTLSFRYLDDSVKNQLKDLYVDYFFRRQDGFWQQQALQKLPALKRVTNMLICGEDLGLVPACVPDVMRDLGLLSLEIQRMPKDPKRTFFHPNDAPYLSVVTPSTHDMSTIRGWWEEDRSRTQEFYNKELGQWGEAPYYCEGWINKAIVIQHLYSPAMWSIFQLQDILGMSDALRRQDPNEERINVPANPKHYWRYRMHLSVEELMQEKAFNDEFSGYIKASGR; this is translated from the coding sequence CTGAGGGTTCGTTTTCAGCTGAGGTACCGCACCAGTTTTGGTCAGACCTTATTTATTACCGGAAATCATCCACAATTGGGGATGGGCAATCCGGATCAGGCTTTGCCCATGAAGTTTTTCAATGAGGAGAGCTGGTATGCAGAATTGGAGTTGGATGCAGCATCACCTGCAATTACCTATAACTATGTATTGAAATCGGCAGATGGTTCCTATACCACAGATTGGGGTAGAGATAAAACCATTCATCCCAGTGCGGTATCCGCCAAGGATTTGTTGATTATGGATGCCTGGAATTATGCAGGCTATTTTGAAAACGCATTTTATACAGAACCTTTTGAGCGTGTTTTGCTGCACCAGCGTAAAGCGGTAAAGCAGGCTGCTAAGAAGAGCGTAACACATACCTTTCACGTAAAAGCACCACTACTGCAGGCACATGAATCATTGTGCATTCTTGGTAGCGATGCATTACTCAATGATTGGGATACTGCGAAACCTCTGCTGATGGAGCCGGGTTCTGTAAACGGACATTGGTCTGTTACACTCAACCTGAGCAAAGCGCAATTTCCCATAGCATATAAATATGGTGTTGCTGAAACAGCTACTGGTAAATTCATCCGTTTCGAAGATGGCAATAACCGTGTATTGTTTGATGCAGTTGCCAAAGACAAACAAACCATTCTCAACGATGGGTTTGCTGTATTACCCAATACCAGCTGGCGTGGGGCAGGTATGGCCATTCCAGTTTTCAGTATCAGAACAGCGAAAGGTTTTGGTGTAGGTGAGTTTGCCGATATCCCTGCTTTGGTGGATTGGGCCAAAAGAGTTGGTTTGAAACTGGTGCAGATTCTGCCTGTCAATGATACTACGGCTACACATACCTGGATGGATTCTTATCCTTATGCCGCCATCTCTGCTTTTGCCTTGCATCCAATTTATCTAAATCTGGAGCAAGTAGCAGGCAAAAAACACCAGAAAGCACTGGATAAACTGGCAGCACAAAAAACAGCACTGAATGCACTGGATACAGTGGATTATGAAGCAGTGATGCAAGCAAAGCTGGATTTTGTGAAGAAGATCTTCGCAGCAGAAAAAGCTGTGCTCAACAGCGAAGACTTTACAGCATACTATGCACAAAACAAACATTGGTTATTGCCCTATGCAGCTTTCTGTTACCTGCGCGATGAATACGGCACTTGCGATTTCAACCAATGGCCTGCGTACAGACATTTCAATCTCGAAGATATTGAAGCATTAGCCGCAGAAACTTCTGCAGCTTATGATGCTATTGCAATTCATTTCTTCATACAGTATCACTTGCACCTGCAATTACAGCAGGCAGTGGCTTATGCTCATGAAAACGGTATCATCCTAAAAGGAGATATTCCCATCGGTATTTATCGATACAGTGTAGATGCATGGCAACAGCCAGAACTCTACCACATGGAATACCAGGCCGGTGCACCTCCGGATGATTTTGCAGTGAAGGGACAAAACTGGGGCTTCCCAACTTATAACTGGGCCAAGATGCAAGAGGATGGCTTCGCCTGGTGGAAGCAGCGCTTTGAACAAATGCGTTACTACTTCGATGCCTTCCGTATTGACCATATCCTTGGTTTCTTCCGCATCTGGAGTATTCCTATGCATGCAGTAGAAGGCATTATGGGTCATTTTGTGCCAGCACTGCCTGTGCACATCAATGAGTTTAATAGCAGAGGTATTTATTTTGATCATCACCGATATACACAACCATTCATCAACGATCAGGTTTTGTGGGATGTATTTGGGTATGATAATGAAACCGCCAAGCAATACCTCGATTATAACGGCTTTGGTCAGTACAGCCTCAAACCTGAATATGCTACACAGCGTATGGTGGAGAACCACTTTGCAGGACTTGAGCAAAACGATGTCAATGCCAAGATCAAGCAAGGTTTGTTCGACCTGATCAGTAATGTGTTGTTGTTTGAAGCCAGCAATGGCAAAGGGCAGCAATTCCATTTCCGTTTTGGAATGGAAGGCACTTTGTCTTTCCGTTATCTGGATGATAGCGTGAAGAACCAGCTGAAGGATTTGTATGTTGATTATTTCTTCCGCCGTCAGGATGGATTCTGGCAGCAACAGGCTTTACAGAAATTACCTGCATTGAAGCGTGTGACCAATATGCTGATCTGCGGCGAAGACCTTGGTCTGGTGCCTGCATGCGTCCCTGATGTAATGCGTGATCTGGGCTTATTGAGTTTGGAAATTCAGCGCATGCCGAAAGATCCGAAGCGTACTTTCTTCCATCCCAATGATGCACCTTACCTGAGTGTGGTTACACCTTCTACACATGATATGAGCACTATTCGTGGTTGGTGGGAAGAAGACCGCAGCAGAACACAGGAATTCTATAACAAAGAGCTGGGGCAATGGGGCGAAGCACCTTACTATTGTGAGGGCTGGATCAACAAAGCTATCGTGATACAACACCTGTATTCACCAGCTATGTGGAGCATTTTCCAATTACAGGATATTTTGGGTATGAGTGATGCTTTGCGCAGACAAGACCCGAATGAGGAGCGTATCAATGTGCCAGCGAATCCCAAACATTACTGGCGTTACCGCATGCACCTGAGTGTGGAAGAACTGATGCAGGAGAAAGCATTTAATGATGAGTTCTCCGGCTATATCAAAGCCAGTGGCAGATAA
- a CDS encoding pyruvate, phosphate dikinase, protein MDNLETLEKAATDAVLSTSAPTNKQFVFAFHEGDGKNKQLLGGKGANLCEMTQIGLNVPPGFVITTEACLTYLADTNRKLPLGVMQQVKENLIEVEHLTGKKFGNPENPLLVSVRSGSALSMPGMMDTILNLGLNKLTLQGLIKQTNNERFAYDAYRRFIQLFGKVALGVPDEKFDHEFEAVKRRNNAKNDVDLNANDLKEVADKFLSVVEKTIGKPFPEDVFEQLEIAIKAVFNSWMGRRAIDYRREFNITPQMANGTAVNVVAMVFGNMGNDSATGVAFTRDPGTGENIFFGEYLTNAQGEDVVAGIRTPKAVLDMKTEMPEMYQQLVELRNKLETHYKEVQDFEFTIEKGVLYCLQTRNGKMNTTALVRTSVEMAREGLITKEEALLRIKPDLLEQLLHPRLDSLHKSTPLAQGLPASPGAASGICVFDADRAEALGHAGKKVILVREETKPEDIHGFFAAQGILTSRGGKTSHAAVVARGMGKPCVAGAEGITVDVKLRQAVIGEMILHEGDFITIDGGTGFVYQGVIPTVEPTFSDELKVLLSWADEVAQLKVMANADTPNAAKRALSYGAMGIGLCRTERMFNASDRLPIVLEMILANTLEEREVALNKLLPIQREDFKEIFTTMAPRPVTVRLLDPPIHEFLPKEDELREELQHLRALKETAYGVTNLMSAMKLMQVNPEDTLAGLPFNDKGVELIDQAILKKEQMQKKVHDLHEVNPMLGHRGVRLGLSYPEIYRMQIRAILEAAAECQKVHIDVRPEIMVPQVCTAEELVRVKQYVEEIAASVEKEKGIRPVFKFGTMIEVVRACMEADQLATQAAFFSFGTNDLTQATFSFSREDAENKFLPLYTEKDILHDNPFEVLDTKGVGKLMQIAVEWGRKTNPDLKIGICGEHGGQPDSIRFCHQLGLTYVSCSSPRVPVARLAAAHAKLGEAKQGSL, encoded by the coding sequence ATGGACAACCTAGAAACCCTGGAAAAAGCAGCCACAGATGCTGTGCTTTCCACATCAGCACCAACCAATAAGCAATTTGTCTTTGCCTTCCATGAAGGCGATGGAAAAAATAAACAGTTACTGGGCGGTAAGGGTGCCAACCTTTGCGAAATGACCCAGATCGGATTGAATGTACCTCCCGGTTTTGTCATTACTACAGAAGCTTGTCTGACTTATTTAGCAGACACCAATCGCAAATTGCCTTTGGGTGTGATGCAACAAGTAAAAGAAAACCTGATTGAAGTAGAACACCTTACAGGTAAAAAATTCGGTAATCCTGAAAACCCACTGCTCGTATCAGTTCGCTCCGGTTCTGCATTGTCTATGCCCGGTATGATGGATACGATTTTGAACTTAGGTCTGAACAAACTGACGCTACAAGGTTTGATCAAACAAACCAATAACGAACGCTTTGCTTACGATGCTTACCGCAGATTCATTCAACTCTTTGGTAAGGTTGCACTTGGCGTACCTGATGAAAAATTTGATCATGAGTTTGAAGCAGTGAAGCGTAGAAACAATGCAAAGAATGATGTTGACCTCAATGCCAACGACCTGAAAGAAGTTGCTGATAAGTTTTTGTCTGTTGTTGAAAAAACAATTGGTAAGCCTTTCCCTGAAGATGTATTTGAGCAATTGGAAATTGCCATCAAAGCTGTCTTCAATTCATGGATGGGCCGTCGTGCTATTGATTACAGAAGAGAATTCAATATCACACCACAGATGGCAAACGGTACTGCGGTAAACGTGGTAGCCATGGTGTTCGGTAATATGGGTAATGATAGTGCTACCGGTGTAGCATTTACCAGAGACCCAGGAACCGGTGAAAATATTTTCTTCGGTGAATACCTCACCAACGCACAAGGTGAAGATGTGGTAGCAGGTATTCGTACGCCTAAAGCTGTGTTGGACATGAAGACAGAAATGCCTGAGATGTATCAACAACTCGTTGAGCTGCGTAATAAATTGGAAACACACTATAAAGAAGTACAGGACTTTGAATTCACAATTGAAAAAGGTGTACTGTATTGTTTGCAAACCAGAAATGGTAAAATGAACACTACTGCCCTTGTTCGTACTTCTGTTGAAATGGCCAGAGAAGGTTTGATTACGAAGGAAGAAGCTTTGCTTCGCATCAAGCCAGATTTACTGGAACAATTGTTACACCCACGTTTGGATTCATTACATAAGTCAACACCGCTGGCACAAGGTCTGCCTGCATCTCCAGGTGCTGCATCCGGTATTTGCGTTTTTGATGCAGACCGTGCAGAAGCACTGGGTCATGCTGGCAAAAAAGTAATTCTGGTAAGAGAAGAAACCAAGCCTGAAGACATTCATGGTTTCTTTGCAGCCCAGGGTATTCTCACAAGCCGTGGTGGTAAGACTTCACACGCTGCTGTGGTAGCACGTGGTATGGGTAAGCCTTGCGTAGCCGGTGCAGAAGGCATTACTGTAGATGTGAAACTGCGTCAGGCCGTAATTGGTGAGATGATTTTGCATGAAGGCGATTTCATTACCATTGATGGTGGAACAGGTTTTGTTTATCAGGGTGTAATTCCAACAGTAGAACCAACATTCTCAGATGAACTGAAAGTATTGCTCTCTTGGGCTGATGAAGTTGCACAGCTGAAAGTGATGGCCAATGCTGATACACCAAATGCTGCTAAACGCGCATTGAGTTATGGTGCAATGGGTATTGGTTTATGCAGAACAGAACGCATGTTCAACGCATCTGATCGTTTACCAATTGTACTTGAAATGATTTTGGCCAATACATTGGAAGAACGCGAAGTTGCATTGAATAAACTGCTGCCTATACAGCGTGAAGACTTCAAAGAAATCTTCACCACTATGGCACCAAGACCTGTGACTGTTCGTTTGCTGGATCCGCCAATTCACGAATTCCTGCCAAAAGAAGATGAACTGCGTGAAGAATTGCAACACCTGCGTGCACTGAAAGAAACTGCTTATGGTGTTACCAATTTGATGAGCGCGATGAAACTGATGCAGGTAAATCCTGAAGATACACTCGCCGGTTTACCATTTAATGATAAAGGCGTTGAGCTGATAGATCAGGCCATTCTGAAGAAAGAACAAATGCAGAAGAAAGTACATGACCTGCATGAAGTGAACCCAATGCTGGGCCACAGAGGTGTGCGTCTTGGTCTCTCCTATCCTGAAATCTATCGCATGCAAATTCGTGCGATTTTGGAAGCCGCTGCAGAATGTCAGAAAGTACATATTGATGTGCGCCCTGAAATTATGGTGCCGCAAGTTTGTACTGCTGAAGAACTGGTACGCGTGAAGCAATATGTAGAGGAAATTGCCGCCAGCGTTGAAAAAGAAAAAGGCATCCGTCCAGTATTCAAGTTCGGTACTATGATTGAAGTAGTACGTGCTTGTATGGAAGCCGATCAACTGGCTACACAAGCTGCTTTCTTCTCCTTTGGTACCAATGACCTCACACAGGCTACTTTCTCATTCTCCAGAGAAGATGCAGAAAACAAGTTCCTCCCTTTGTATACTGAAAAAGATATCCTGCACGACAATCCATTTGAAGTACTGGATACCAAGGGTGTTGGTAAACTGATGCAGATTGCTGTAGAATGGGGCCGCAAGACAAACCCTGATTTGAAAATTGGTATTTGTGGTGAACATGGCGGTCAGCCAGATTCCATCCGCTTCTGCCATCAGTTAGGCCTTACTTATGTGTCTTGTTCTTCACCACGTGTACCTGTGGCCAGACTGGCAGCAGCTCACGCTAAACTCGGCGAAGCCAAACAAGGCTCACTATAA
- a CDS encoding TlpA family protein disulfide reductase, with amino-acid sequence MLRYILLMAVCCFVQLAIAQKPASFRLTETTVVKDSSGQVYPYSVWSALMQSGLYSLKPEDPTNASTAFFIRRMSEDEIAKSKARQAKMEAEAPKPRESTFFATGKPISNFKTTDMYGNKYNLKELRGKVVVLNFWFVNCPPCKKEIPELNKIVAEYQQQKDVVFLAIALDDKAALEEFLKNLPFQYNIIDSGMFIAQQYRITSYPTHVVVDKEGIVKFHTTGLGLGTIKWLRSSIQEALQQ; translated from the coding sequence ATGCTGCGATATATCCTTCTGATGGCTGTATGTTGTTTCGTACAATTAGCCATTGCACAAAAACCAGCTTCCTTCCGACTTACTGAAACTACCGTAGTGAAAGATTCATCGGGACAAGTATATCCCTATTCTGTTTGGTCGGCTTTAATGCAAAGTGGCTTGTATAGTCTTAAACCGGAAGATCCAACGAATGCGTCAACAGCTTTTTTTATACGCAGAATGTCTGAGGATGAAATAGCCAAATCCAAAGCCAGGCAGGCTAAGATGGAAGCAGAAGCGCCTAAGCCCAGAGAGAGTACATTCTTTGCAACTGGTAAGCCCATCAGTAATTTTAAGACAACGGATATGTATGGCAACAAGTACAACCTGAAAGAACTTCGGGGTAAAGTGGTTGTCTTGAATTTTTGGTTTGTGAATTGTCCGCCCTGCAAGAAAGAAATCCCGGAGTTGAATAAAATTGTTGCAGAATATCAGCAGCAAAAAGATGTTGTGTTTTTAGCCATTGCTTTGGATGATAAAGCAGCATTGGAAGAGTTTCTGAAGAATCTTCCTTTTCAATATAATATTATCGATAGCGGCATGTTTATTGCGCAACAATATCGAATTACATCCTATCCAACCCACGTGGTAGTTGATAAGGAAGGGATAGTTAAGTTTCATACTACTGGGCTGGGTTTAGGTACGATAAAGTGGCTCCGCAGTTCCATTCAAGAAGCTTTGCAGCAATAA
- a CDS encoding DUF4197 domain-containing protein, with translation MKRIVATLTTLFFFTISTEAQLLKKVLGNQDSGLQKKASQLLGGNKSGSGLSQQDIASGLKAALNQGIEKGTSLLSATDGFFGNAAVKILLPPEATQVETTLRRIGMGKQVDEAILTMNRAAESAAKEALPIFKDAITGISFADAMQILRGGDTAATGYLRGNTQQSLSNAFRPVIEKALENTGATKHWNTIFSNYNRVSLKKVNPDLTGYVTERALQGLFLQVAEEEKKIRKDPLARGSDILKKVFG, from the coding sequence ATGAAGCGAATAGTAGCTACCCTTACCACCCTTTTCTTTTTTACTATCAGTACGGAAGCTCAGCTATTGAAAAAAGTGTTGGGGAATCAGGATAGCGGATTACAGAAAAAAGCCAGCCAATTACTGGGCGGCAATAAATCAGGCAGTGGCTTAAGTCAGCAAGACATTGCTTCAGGTTTGAAAGCAGCCCTGAACCAAGGTATTGAAAAAGGCACATCCCTGCTTTCTGCAACGGATGGTTTTTTTGGAAACGCAGCAGTGAAAATTTTACTTCCGCCGGAAGCTACTCAGGTAGAAACAACTTTGAGAAGAATTGGTATGGGCAAACAAGTGGACGAAGCCATCCTAACGATGAACCGTGCAGCAGAATCAGCAGCAAAAGAAGCACTGCCAATTTTTAAAGATGCGATAACCGGAATCAGTTTCGCTGATGCCATGCAAATACTCAGAGGTGGTGATACTGCTGCTACAGGATATTTGCGCGGCAATACGCAACAATCACTCAGCAATGCTTTCAGACCGGTAATCGAAAAAGCATTGGAAAACACCGGTGCCACCAAACACTGGAATACCATTTTCTCAAATTACAACAGAGTGAGCCTGAAAAAAGTAAATCCCGATTTAACAGGTTATGTAACAGAACGCGCATTACAAGGACTTTTTCTGCAAGTGGCAGAAGAAGAGAAGAAAATCAGGAAGGATCCACTTGCCAGAGGCTCGGATATCCTGAAAAAGGTCTTTGGGTGA
- a CDS encoding T9SS type A sorting domain-containing protein, with product MAIAISSLFLLPQSGSAAIKANTASTLQVPGNNVQRDLVPPSVSALSRRSPYDTISNMTSFTFRLVFNEPVIKLNNSFVGVYHPTTLLPGNTIIQQVNDRTFDIRLDNVSGYGWMQLYVYDSLNAIRDLQGNTLPLQRYTSNLFVKNAVPKFNNNSTSIPITLCGNTTYTKLDSILSTFDGDSQQRIEWTIRRAARGRVNGLPAQRLLPGNQSVQPANASYTPPAGFTGLDTVFVQVSDGLSTDSLFVAFNVLPQPALGGISGASTACVGEQKQFSTTGTSQGVWAFKSWSTNDPSLATIDQNGVLRAKKSGTAIVRFDIADPNGCAQFAQQSITVYPIPAKPSISRDLGSVILKANINTGIQWFDAGVRIQNATKQEFTPGKHGRYSVTQTLNGCTSAPSDEFLFVESSFAYPNPARDVLNIQLPSDKQKMAIVQIADISWRVLMEKEVQLNKGQTLVQFNILNLSKGIYRLIIKTENNEYKQFAKE from the coding sequence ATGGCAATAGCGATATCATCGCTATTTCTGCTACCTCAATCAGGTAGTGCAGCGATAAAGGCGAACACTGCTTCCACACTTCAGGTTCCGGGAAACAATGTTCAAAGAGATCTTGTACCACCTTCTGTTAGTGCACTCAGCAGACGCTCTCCTTACGATACCATTTCTAATATGACCAGCTTCACTTTTCGACTGGTCTTTAACGAACCGGTTATTAAACTTAACAATAGTTTCGTCGGTGTTTATCATCCTACAACATTATTACCCGGTAATACCATTATTCAACAGGTTAACGACAGAACATTTGATATCAGATTGGATAATGTAAGTGGCTATGGTTGGATGCAGCTATATGTATATGATAGTTTAAATGCTATTAGAGATTTACAAGGCAACACACTCCCACTCCAACGCTATACCAGCAATCTTTTTGTAAAAAATGCAGTGCCCAAATTCAATAACAACTCTACCAGTATTCCTATAACATTATGTGGCAATACCACTTATACCAAACTGGATTCTATCCTAAGCACTTTTGATGGTGATAGCCAGCAGCGCATTGAGTGGACAATCCGCAGAGCTGCAAGAGGCCGAGTTAATGGTTTACCGGCACAGCGTTTACTGCCCGGTAATCAATCCGTTCAACCTGCCAATGCCAGCTATACACCTCCCGCAGGTTTTACTGGCCTTGATACTGTTTTTGTACAAGTAAGCGACGGTCTTTCTACTGATAGTTTATTTGTTGCTTTCAATGTATTGCCTCAACCTGCATTAGGGGGTATCAGCGGCGCAAGCACTGCTTGTGTTGGTGAACAAAAACAATTCAGTACAACCGGAACCAGTCAGGGTGTATGGGCATTCAAGAGTTGGAGTACCAATGATCCATCACTGGCTACTATTGATCAAAATGGTGTGTTGCGTGCCAAGAAATCTGGAACTGCTATCGTTCGTTTTGATATTGCAGACCCCAATGGTTGCGCACAGTTTGCACAGCAAAGCATCACTGTATATCCTATTCCTGCTAAACCAAGTATCAGCAGAGACCTGGGTTCTGTGATACTGAAAGCAAATATCAACACCGGTATTCAATGGTTTGATGCAGGTGTACGCATACAAAATGCTACCAAACAAGAATTTACGCCGGGCAAACATGGTCGCTACAGTGTTACACAAACACTCAATGGTTGTACCAGCGCCCCTAGTGATGAATTTCTCTTTGTAGAAAGCAGTTTCGCCTATCCTAACCCGGCCAGAGATGTGCTGAATATCCAATTGCCGAGTGACAAACAAAAAATGGCCATCGTACAAATTGCTGACATCAGCTGGCGAGTATTGATGGAGAAAGAAGTCCAGCTCAATAAGGGTCAAACCCTTGTTCAATTCAATATCCTTAATCTGTCTAAAGGTATTTACAGACTGATTATCAAAACCGAAAACAATGAATACAAACAATTTGCCAAAGAATAA
- a CDS encoding PorV/PorQ family protein: protein MNTNNLPKNKGRLFGHLLLAVLFVLSCLSSTAQSITTTAVPYLRFAPDAISSSMGNAGLTLSPDEYSIFHNNAKALFSDKQFALGLSHMGYSTGSGSNVKGSYFMSMAGYKKSEDDKDLFSFGIRYISHGGMELSSAMGDRLGTFNPYDFDLSFGYAHKISNTLGIGVTMRGVFSNMASGVSASTGYQFSTGVALAGDVSLMYNQQFVNGNFLRGAIQFSNLSSKITYVNNAIGKDFIPTTLNVGLGYVFLFDDENDLGFEVKYSKLMIPAAPNYTGDFSQDSAAITNFRNKDVLRAWGESFNGANGLSTNYSLSFGLQYRYMNFLHIRGGYFMDKPSNVQPLNYFTVGAGVGFGRFGAQLAYQVPTGGTAANIPMMQRFKLGISFN from the coding sequence ATGAATACAAACAATTTGCCAAAGAATAAGGGCCGATTGTTCGGTCACCTGCTGCTGGCCGTGCTGTTTGTACTCAGCTGCCTTTCTTCTACAGCTCAGAGCATCACCACTACAGCAGTGCCCTATCTGCGCTTTGCACCGGATGCCATTTCATCCAGTATGGGTAATGCCGGCTTAACCTTAAGCCCAGATGAATACAGCATATTTCATAACAATGCGAAAGCTTTGTTCTCTGATAAACAATTTGCTTTAGGCCTTTCACACATGGGCTATAGCACAGGATCAGGCAGCAATGTAAAAGGCAGTTATTTCATGAGCATGGCCGGTTACAAAAAGTCTGAAGATGATAAAGACCTTTTCTCTTTTGGTATTCGCTATATCAGCCATGGTGGTATGGAATTGAGTTCAGCCATGGGTGATCGTTTAGGCACATTCAATCCTTATGATTTTGACCTCAGCTTCGGCTATGCACATAAGATCAGTAATACACTGGGCATTGGCGTTACCATGCGCGGCGTATTCAGCAATATGGCCAGTGGTGTAAGCGCTTCTACCGGCTACCAATTCAGTACAGGTGTTGCTTTAGCGGGCGATGTAAGCTTGATGTACAACCAACAATTTGTGAATGGTAATTTTCTGCGTGGCGCGATACAGTTTTCAAACTTAAGCTCAAAGATTACCTATGTAAACAATGCCATTGGTAAGGATTTTATACCAACCACGCTAAATGTTGGTCTCGGTTATGTTTTCCTTTTTGATGATGAAAACGATTTAGGCTTTGAAGTGAAGTACAGCAAACTGATGATTCCTGCTGCACCAAATTATACCGGTGATTTTTCTCAGGACTCAGCTGCCATTACTAATTTCAGAAACAAAGATGTTTTAAGAGCCTGGGGCGAGTCTTTCAATGGAGCAAACGGTTTATCTACAAATTACAGCCTATCATTTGGTTTGCAATACCGATACATGAATTTCTTACACATTCGTGGTGGTTACTTCATGGACAAACCAAGTAACGTACAACCACTGAATTATTTTACTGTAGGTGCAGGTGTAGGGTTCGGCCGCTTTGGTGCACAATTGGCTTATCAGGTACCTACCGGTGGTACCGCTGCCAATATCCCGATGATGCAAAGATTTAAACTGGGTATCAGTTTCAACTAA